From the Exiguobacterium marinum DSM 16307 genome, the window CAGAGGACACTGACGTGAACACCGCTTCCTTTCACTTCGGCATGAATCGCCTCGGTGAAGGAAAGGACGTATGCCTTCGTCGCGTAATAGACGGCCATATACGGTCCTGGTTGGAACGCGGCGACGGAGGCGACATTTAATACATGACCGTGGTCACGCTCGAGCATGCCCGGTAGATAGGCTTTCGTCAGTTCGGTCAACGTGTTGACGTTCAATCGGACCTCGTCCGCCTCCGTCTCGGCATCGAGGTCGGCGAATGCGCCGGATGTACCAAAACCGGCATTGTTGATTAAAAAGTCGACGGAAAGTCCCGCCTCGGCGATCATACTAGTCAATCGGGCTGCGGCGTCATGCTTTGCCAAATCAAGTGCGAAGACATGGACGTTGATGCGATATCTCGTCTCCAGTACTTTTTTCAATTCGTGTAAGCGCGGCTCGTTTCGAGATACGAGGATACAGTCGTACCCATCTCGTGCGGCGAGTACGGCCAAGTCTAAACCGATGCCCATCGAGGCCCCGGTGATTAAAGCTGTCTTTGACAACATGATCCACTCCTTTGATGAAAAGTCATACATTGTTACTGAATTCTTCACGAGTTGTTAAAATCCTGCCTCGTTTACACATTGAAACGTATGCTAAAGTATAGCAAGAAAATGTGATTAGACTCACAAAGTAAGGAGAAAAACAATCATGATGATTCAGCTCGTCACTACGGCACAAAGCGTCGATCAAGCAGAAGCGTTAATTAAAGCGGGCGCTGACCGACTGTATATCGGGAATTCACGGTTCGGGTTACGGCAAAAAGGAGAGTGGACTATCGATGCTGTGAGGGAAGTCACACAACTTGCCCATCGATACGGGAAAGAAGTGACGGTGGCCGTCAATAATTTGATGCATAACGACCAGATTGATGAGTTGCCCGAATATTTACAGGAACTGAGGGCGATGGGAGTCGATGATGTGACGGCTGGAGACCCTGGAGCGATCCGTCTGATTCGACAAGCGAAGATTCCTTATTGGTACGATGCCCAAACGCTCGTCACGTCCGCCAAACAGATTCAGTTTTGGGGCAAACGGGAGGCGATCGGAGCGGTCGTCGCACGCGAAGTGACGCTCGAGGAACTCGCTCTCATCCAGCAACAAATCGGACTGCCGGTAGAAGTACAGGTGTATGGTCCGACTTGTATCCATCACTCCAAGCGTCCGCTCGTGACGAACTATTTCAACGAACTCGGTCGCCCTTCTGAAGAGGCGAAACAACGCGAGTTTTACATGAGCGAGCCTGCTGATGCATCTAGCCGGTACCCGATCTATGAAGACGAGAACGGGACGCATATTTTCTCTGAAGATCTGACACTCATGGGGCAGCTGCCGACGCTAGTCAAACACGGGCTTCATACGTGGAAACTTGACGGATGGCATGCGGGCGACCAGTTTGTCGAAATCGTTAAATTGTTTACGTTCGCCCGTGCGAATCTATTGAACGGTCGATTTGACCGTGTTGAGATGGAAGCTCGTCTCAACGACCTGCAACCGGAAGGATTCCGTCTCGGAACGGGATTGTTGCTACGCAAGCCAGAAGAGATCAAGTGAGGGATAAACATGAAACGACGTCCAGAATTATTAGCGCCAGCAGGTAACTTAGAAAAATTGAAGATGGCGATTCACTACGGGGCCGACGCGGTCTATATCGGCGGACAGCAATTTGGTCTGCGTTCACGTGCCGGTAACTTTAGTTATGAGGAGATGCGAGAAGGTGTGGCGTTCGCCCATGCTCGCAATGCGAAAGTATACGTCGCCGCGAACATGGTGACGCATGAAGGCGATATCGAAGGTGCCGGTGAATTCTTTCAGACACTGCGTGATATCGGGATTGACGCGGTCATCGTCTCTGATCCGGCGATGATCGAGACGTGTCTTACGGAAGCTGAAGGACTGCCGGTCCATCTATCGACTCAAGCCTCGGCGACCAACTATGAGACACTTCGCTTTTGGAAAGACGAGGGCCTTGAACGGGTCGTCTTGGCTCGTGAAGTATCGATGGATGAAATCGTGAAAATGAAACAGGAAGTCGATGTCGAGATTGAGACGTTCGTCCATGGAGCGATGTGCATCTCTTATTCAGGTCGCTGTACGTTGTCTAACCACATGACACTACGTGATGCCAATCGTGGAGGCTGCGCCCAATCATGCCGCTGGAAATATGGATTCTTCGAAGAGGGTGCACTGTTGACAGAAGAGATGGAAGCGCGCGACGAAGAACCGTTCACAATGAGTTCGGTCGACTTATCGATGGTACGGCATATCCCTGACCTCGTGGACGCGGGAGTCGACAGTTTGAAAGTCGAGGGGCGGATGAAGTCGATTCATTACGTCGCGACCGTATGTAACGTCTATCGTCAAGTGATTGACGCGTACTGTGAGGACCCGGAGAATTTTGTCTTCGACCCGTCATGGGAAGAAGAGATTTGGAAAGCGGCCCAACGTGAACTGGCGAGCGGATTCTATTACGGCATTCCAACCGAAAAAGAGCAGTTGTTCGGGAAACCGCGTTCGATTCCGCAGTACGCCTTTGCCGCACGGGTCATCTCATACGACCCGACGAGCGGGATGGCGACACTAGAGCAACGAAACCATTTCTCGGTCGGGGAAGAGGTCGAATTTTTTGGGCCCGGATTTAAACGCTTCTCGCAAGTCATCGAGTCGATTGAAAATGTGGACGGACAGCCGCTCGAGTCAGCTAATCAAGCGATGATGACGATTCGCGTGAAAGTAGATGAACCGGTCGCGACCGATTTTATTATGCGCAAGCGAAAAAGCGTACCCGCACGCGTAGTCGTCTGACACATCCTTCGAGCCAACATAGTCGCCCGGACCGTCCAATCCTGCTACCCTAAGAGGTAGAGACGGAGGGATGGAAGGATGAACCAAAACACAGAGCAATTACGGACTGAGCCCATCGGCCGACTCCTCTTCAAATTATCGCTTCCGGCGATGATTGGGATGCTCGTGACGGCGCTCTATAACATCATTGATACGATTTTTGTCGCCCGTGGGATCGGCGCGTCAGCCGTCGCCGCCATCGGGATTGCGTTTCCGATTCAGATGATCTTGATGGCCGTGTCCAGTGCGGTCGGGCTCGGCGGGGCGTCCATCAGTTCGAGGAAGCTCGGGCGCGGGGACGATGCCGGTGCGGCTGTCACGTTTTTAAACGTGCTCGTCCTCGTCGGTCTGTTTGCGGCGTTCGCGGTCAGTTCTGCCTTCTTTATGCTAGATGAGATATTAATGGTGTTCGGGGCGACATCCGAAATCATGGAACTTAGCCGACAATACTTATCGGTCGTATTGATCAGTTCACCCTTCTTTATGTTCACGCTTGCTTCAAGTGCGATGGTACGTGCTGAAGGACAGGCGCCGTATCAAATGAAGGTCATGTTGACGACCGTCCTCGTCAATCTCGTGACGACCCCTCTTTTTATCTTCACCTTTGGATGGGGAATGTACGGGGCAGCCATTTCGACGGCACTCGCACAAGTCGTCGGTTCCATATTGATGCTTCGCTTCTTTTTTGCCCGTAAACCAAAAACGGAACTGCGCTTCAAATGGCGACAGTTCCGGATTCGGTTTGATGAGATCAAGGAAATCATGGCAATCGGTTCGTCCTCGTTCATCATGATGGTATCCCAATCGATTCTGTTCGTCGGCGTCAACGTGATGCTTGGGACGTATGGTGGGACGGATGAGTTGGCAATCTTCGCCATCATCAATAAGTTCATGGCGCTCGTCGGCATGCCGATCATGGGTATCGTGCAAGGAATGCAACCGATCGTCGGGTACAACTATGGAGCCGCCCAGTTTGATCGCATGCGTGAGACGATTTGGACGGCGATGCGTGCCGGAATTGCAATCGCCGTGGTCATCTGGCTCGTCTTGCAGTTGTTCCCGCATACGCTCATGGGATGGTTCTCGACGGATGATGCGCTCATTGCCGGAGGGGTGACCGCGATTCACATCCTGTTCGCGGTCTCCTTCTTACCGAGCGTGCAGATGCTCGTCAACGGGATTTATCAGTCGCTCGGAAAGGCGCGAGTCGCCATGTTCCTCTCGCTTTCCCGTCAGACGCTCTATACGATTCCGCTCGTCTTCATCCTACCATCGTTTCTCGGGGTGTTCGGCGTCTGGCTCGCATTCCCGATTGCGGATGCGATGACGTTTTTGACGGCGGTCGCTCTGGCGTTTTGGGACCGTAAGCTGTTGTTCCGTCCTTCAGAAGAGGATGCAGAAGATCGTCCGGGGGACCCGAAAGCTACGAATCTATAATCAGACGTCCGCTCGAGTCGAGCGGGCGTCTTCTTTTAGGAACAGATAGATCCCTGCGAGGAGGATGATGGCACCGGTCCACTGCAACGGACCGAGCCGTTCTCCGAAAAAGGCGTACCCGAACAGCATT encodes:
- a CDS encoding peptidase U32 family protein produces the protein MQLVTTAQSVDQAEALIKAGADRLYIGNSRFGLRQKGEWTIDAVREVTQLAHRYGKEVTVAVNNLMHNDQIDELPEYLQELRAMGVDDVTAGDPGAIRLIRQAKIPYWYDAQTLVTSAKQIQFWGKREAIGAVVAREVTLEELALIQQQIGLPVEVQVYGPTCIHHSKRPLVTNYFNELGRPSEEAKQREFYMSEPADASSRYPIYEDENGTHIFSEDLTLMGQLPTLVKHGLHTWKLDGWHAGDQFVEIVKLFTFARANLLNGRFDRVEMEARLNDLQPEGFRLGTGLLLRKPEEIK
- a CDS encoding peptidase U32 family protein; translation: MKRRPELLAPAGNLEKLKMAIHYGADAVYIGGQQFGLRSRAGNFSYEEMREGVAFAHARNAKVYVAANMVTHEGDIEGAGEFFQTLRDIGIDAVIVSDPAMIETCLTEAEGLPVHLSTQASATNYETLRFWKDEGLERVVLAREVSMDEIVKMKQEVDVEIETFVHGAMCISYSGRCTLSNHMTLRDANRGGCAQSCRWKYGFFEEGALLTEEMEARDEEPFTMSSVDLSMVRHIPDLVDAGVDSLKVEGRMKSIHYVATVCNVYRQVIDAYCEDPENFVFDPSWEEEIWKAAQRELASGFYYGIPTEKEQLFGKPRSIPQYAFAARVISYDPTSGMATLEQRNHFSVGEEVEFFGPGFKRFSQVIESIENVDGQPLESANQAMMTIRVKVDEPVATDFIMRKRKSVPARVVV
- a CDS encoding SDR family NAD(P)-dependent oxidoreductase — its product is MLSKTALITGASMGIGLDLAVLAARDGYDCILVSRNEPRLHELKKVLETRYRINVHVFALDLAKHDAAARLTSMIAEAGLSVDFLINNAGFGTSGAFADLDAETEADEVRLNVNTLTELTKAYLPGMLERDHGHVLNVASVAAFQPGPYMAVYYATKAYVLSFTEAIHAEVKGSGVHVSVLCPGPTDTNFFDRAGSELSFSKMPSHLVAFFGYKGVMNNKRVIVPGLSNQLLVGFAKLMPRALSLEVLRRVQKPTDGKAAESTT
- a CDS encoding MATE family efflux transporter, with amino-acid sequence MNQNTEQLRTEPIGRLLFKLSLPAMIGMLVTALYNIIDTIFVARGIGASAVAAIGIAFPIQMILMAVSSAVGLGGASISSRKLGRGDDAGAAVTFLNVLVLVGLFAAFAVSSAFFMLDEILMVFGATSEIMELSRQYLSVVLISSPFFMFTLASSAMVRAEGQAPYQMKVMLTTVLVNLVTTPLFIFTFGWGMYGAAISTALAQVVGSILMLRFFFARKPKTELRFKWRQFRIRFDEIKEIMAIGSSSFIMMVSQSILFVGVNVMLGTYGGTDELAIFAIINKFMALVGMPIMGIVQGMQPIVGYNYGAAQFDRMRETIWTAMRAGIAIAVVIWLVLQLFPHTLMGWFSTDDALIAGGVTAIHILFAVSFLPSVQMLVNGIYQSLGKARVAMFLSLSRQTLYTIPLVFILPSFLGVFGVWLAFPIADAMTFLTAVALAFWDRKLLFRPSEEDAEDRPGDPKATNL